The Acidimicrobiales bacterium sequence CGTACGCCTTGGCCTGTTCGGCGTCGAACCACCGGTCGCGCCCGACATCGTCGATCACCTGCTCGATCGGGTGGCCGGTGTGGCGGGCGATGATGCCGCGCATCCGGTCGAGGGTGGCGGCGAGGTTGGCGGCCTGGATCTCGACGTCGGCCGCCGAACCGCCCAACCCGGCCGACCCTTCGTGCATGACCACCTGTGCGTTGGGGAGCGCGTAGCGCTTCCCCGGGGCACCCGCGCACAGCAGGATCTGACCCATGCTCGCGGCGAAGCCGACGGCCACCGTTGCGACGTCGTTGGGGATGAGCTGCATCGTGTCGTAGACGGCCAGCCCGGCGAGGACCGATCCGCCGGGGGAGTTGACACAGAGGCAGATGTCGCTGTCGGGGTCGTCGTCCGCGAGCACGAGGAGCTGGGCGACCAGCCGGTTGGCGCTCTCGTCGCCGACCTCCTCGCCGAGCAGCAGGATGCGCTGTTCGAAGAGGCGGTCGGTGAGTGCGGGAGCCGAGTTGGAGGAGAGGGTCATGTCCCGAGTGTGGCAACGGCGAACGGTGGGGAGGAGCCGTTCTGCCAGAGGCAGAATCGCACCTCGGGGCCTAGCCTTTCGTCCATGCCGGAGTTGCCGGAGATCACCGCCCACGCCGAACGGCTGGCGGACAACTGGTTGGGGGCCGAGCTGACGGCCTTCCGTCCGCTCCACCTGACCGCGCTCAAGACCTACGCACCCCGCCCCGACGACGCGTACGGCCGCGCCCTGACGGGGACGGGGCACCGCGGAAAGTACCTCTACCTGCACTTCGACGACCTGACCTTCGTCATCCATCTCATGCAGGGTGGCCGCCTCCGGCCGGACCCCAAGCAGGCGAAGAAGCCCCGCGGCGGTATGGCCCGCTGGGTCTTCGCCGACGGCGGCGCCCTGTTGCTGACCGAGGCCGGCACGGAGCACAAGGCCGGTGTCTGGCTCGTGGCCGGTGACCCCGAGGGCCAGGAGCCGGTCGATCATCTCGGCCCGGACGCGACGTCGATGAGCCGTGACGACCTGGCGGCGGCGCTGGCGTCCGAGAACACCCGCGTCCACGGTTTCCTGCGCGATCAGCGCCGCATCGCCGGGATCGGCCGGCTGCTGTCGAACGAGATCCTCTGGACCGCGAAGCTCTCGCCGTTCGCCATGACGAAGAAGCTTCCCGCCGACGACATCCACCGGCTCCACGACGCGATGCAGTCCGTCATTCGGCACCACATCGAGTTCGAACGCACGCTCGACGACATCGGGAAGTCGGCGGACCGACCGAGCGCGGTGCACCACCGGATCGGCTTTCCGTGCCAGGACTGCGACGACGAGGTCCGCTCCGTGGAGTACCGGCGCTACACGGTGGCGTACTGCCCGACGTGTCAGACGGGCGGCAAGGAGCTGGCGGACAACACCACGAGCAAGTTCCTCAAGTAGCGCGGAGCAGGGCGCCCAGCTGGGCCAGTGCCTCGCGGTTCGCGAGCAGGGCGGCGATGTCGCCGCCGACGCGGAGGTCGCCGTCCAGGAAGGCGCGTTGGGCGGACCCGTCCCCGGCCGCGAGCCGTGCCGCCACCTCACGACTGGTCGCCACCGACACATCGGCGTCCGGATCG is a genomic window containing:
- a CDS encoding SCP2 sterol-binding domain-containing protein — its product is MADLDPASWLARLQARAADLSPPAELALRIEQRFDDEAVWHVVIADGEVTVAAGPDPDADVSVATSREVAARLAAGDGSAQRAFLDGDLRVGGDIAALLANREALAQLGALLRAT
- a CDS encoding DNA-formamidopyrimidine glycosylase family protein, with translation MPELPEITAHAERLADNWLGAELTAFRPLHLTALKTYAPRPDDAYGRALTGTGHRGKYLYLHFDDLTFVIHLMQGGRLRPDPKQAKKPRGGMARWVFADGGALLLTEAGTEHKAGVWLVAGDPEGQEPVDHLGPDATSMSRDDLAAALASENTRVHGFLRDQRRIAGIGRLLSNEILWTAKLSPFAMTKKLPADDIHRLHDAMQSVIRHHIEFERTLDDIGKSADRPSAVHHRIGFPCQDCDDEVRSVEYRRYTVAYCPTCQTGGKELADNTTSKFLK
- a CDS encoding ATP-dependent Clp protease proteolytic subunit codes for the protein MTLSSNSAPALTDRLFEQRILLLGEEVGDESANRLVAQLLVLADDDPDSDICLCVNSPGGSVLAGLAVYDTMQLIPNDVATVAVGFAASMGQILLCAGAPGKRYALPNAQVVMHEGSAGLGGSAADVEIQAANLAATLDRMRGIIARHTGHPIEQVIDDVGRDRWFDAEQAKAYGFVDHVVSSIDEIVPARPTRRIGLVGSDR